One part of the Luteolibacter flavescens genome encodes these proteins:
- a CDS encoding argonaute/piwi family protein: protein MSWDVRVFDEPILSFGGENQSYDIREGIQNFGPVDAGSSRAKLSVRIGIVGTPKTISAFKQWMKTCEEGIAGHDVQNPNLHPAFPGLDSAVGFRCSFAIDPTWESVVTEAEIISAATKSGSVLALAGLFHKHINALYEVSSAKPDVVICLPNDVVRKIVKPRYDDEVNEDLASDDSDKGVDFHDYLKGLCLQGRTVFQLIWPRTYSEGAKGVQDPATRAWNLFGALFYKAGGIPWKLTKTPGGHRTCYVGISFSIRPEGGTFHSCLTQVFNDRGEGTILRGGLALKSEEDHEYHLSAESSEQLLSHALCSYASANSETFPDRVVIHKSSGYDEGELRGFNAAAEKHAVRFRDFLALRDSRLRLFREGAYPPLRGTHLIMDDQNSILYTRGSVPFYRKYPGPYVPRSLHIRYFQSDSAQSDLAEEILALTKLNWNKTQFDSFYPITLGGSKRIGEIYQWCLDAPAEPISYSFFM from the coding sequence ATGAGCTGGGACGTTAGAGTTTTTGATGAGCCGATTCTTTCCTTCGGAGGTGAGAACCAGTCATACGATATTCGAGAAGGAATTCAGAATTTTGGACCTGTCGATGCAGGGAGTTCTCGTGCGAAGTTGTCAGTTCGAATCGGGATTGTCGGAACACCCAAAACCATTTCGGCATTCAAGCAGTGGATGAAGACGTGTGAGGAGGGTATCGCAGGCCACGATGTGCAGAACCCAAATCTTCACCCCGCCTTTCCTGGGCTCGATTCGGCTGTTGGCTTCCGCTGCTCCTTTGCGATTGATCCGACATGGGAATCGGTTGTGACGGAAGCCGAAATTATATCGGCTGCCACCAAGTCTGGATCTGTCCTTGCGTTAGCTGGTCTATTTCATAAGCATATTAATGCGCTATACGAGGTCTCATCTGCGAAGCCGGATGTTGTGATCTGTCTGCCGAACGATGTAGTTCGAAAGATCGTGAAACCTCGCTATGACGATGAAGTAAACGAGGATCTTGCATCTGATGATTCCGACAAGGGGGTTGACTTTCACGACTATTTGAAGGGCCTGTGCCTTCAGGGTCGGACCGTGTTTCAATTGATCTGGCCACGAACTTATAGTGAGGGGGCTAAGGGTGTTCAGGACCCCGCGACCAGAGCTTGGAACTTGTTCGGAGCCCTGTTCTACAAGGCGGGCGGGATTCCTTGGAAGCTAACGAAAACCCCTGGAGGACACAGGACGTGTTACGTTGGCATTTCATTCTCTATTAGACCTGAGGGAGGGACTTTCCACTCGTGCCTGACTCAAGTTTTCAATGATCGAGGTGAAGGTACAATCCTTCGAGGAGGCCTGGCGCTGAAATCTGAGGAGGACCATGAATATCACCTTTCGGCGGAATCGTCAGAACAATTGTTGTCCCATGCTCTGTGCAGCTACGCATCGGCAAACAGCGAGACATTTCCTGATCGTGTCGTCATTCACAAATCTTCGGGCTACGACGAGGGGGAGCTTAGGGGATTCAATGCCGCTGCTGAGAAGCATGCTGTTCGTTTTCGTGACTTTCTGGCGCTTCGCGATTCTCGACTCAGGCTGTTCCGAGAAGGCGCTTATCCGCCGCTTCGGGGGACGCATCTGATAATGGATGACCAAAACTCGATCCTCTATACGCGGGGAAGCGTCCCGTTCTACCGAAAGTATCCTGGTCCCTACGTGCCCCGAAGCTTGCACATTCGCTACTTTCAGTCCGATAGTGCTCAATCGGATCTCGCTGAGGAGATTCTTGCGCTGACTAAGCTCAACTGGAATAAAACACAGTTCGACTCGTTCTATCCAATTACACTTGGAGGTTCGAAGCGTATTGGTGAAATTTATCAATGGTGTCTCGATGCTCCTGCTGAACCAATTAGTTACTCGTTTTTCATGTGA
- a CDS encoding SixA phosphatase family protein, with protein MELLIIRHAKAEDHGHPGGDGARALVAKGFEQAAKVGRLLKRVNRRPDVVLTSPLVRSRQTAETLCEAAEMPGPVVQGWLACGMDPEEAIRELVAFSDFGRVAIVGHEPDLSSLVEWLLGCTGSSVEVKKACLTGLLVHPPAWHARLLFHIPPAMIGE; from the coding sequence ATGGAACTTCTCATCATCCGTCACGCGAAGGCCGAGGACCACGGGCACCCCGGGGGCGATGGCGCGCGAGCGCTGGTGGCGAAAGGTTTCGAGCAGGCGGCGAAGGTAGGCCGCCTGCTCAAGCGGGTGAACCGCCGTCCGGACGTGGTGCTGACCAGCCCGCTCGTCCGCTCCCGGCAAACCGCGGAGACGTTGTGCGAGGCCGCGGAGATGCCCGGCCCGGTGGTGCAGGGCTGGCTCGCCTGCGGCATGGACCCCGAGGAGGCCATCCGCGAACTGGTCGCCTTCAGCGATTTCGGGCGCGTGGCGATCGTCGGGCATGAGCCGGATCTTTCCTCGCTGGTCGAGTGGTTACTCGGCTGCACGGGCAGCTCGGTAGAGGTGAAGAAGGCGTGCCTCACGGGTCTGCTCGTCCATCCGCCGGCATGGCATGCCCGGCTGCTCTTCCACATCCCCCCTGCGATGATCGGGGAGTGA
- a CDS encoding SMEK domain-containing protein, whose translation MALPRLDYATSIGDQLSELAEVIKTRSRAGLTDGNKILEPIMRKTFNELFGWNLINLNGNQTNYPAADLGDRERRIAIQVTNEERSEKISRTAKKAEEHNLHDEFDRLIVFFLLAKKPGLPKDLTSTCGPIIETWDNSDVVKMASEIDDLNAIRRASEILRAEMQNSRFELTPRPVSLTGSATSTKFDHGTYGLSGETECLFSSFFPVHFPGAIQRAKITLKRGIRLSDRIEAAWESMGMKGPTPMDYFIELGTVYTFESWEKPLWQALISSKAIKPESSFSAGDWSCSSALAKRNLFSKLLHRNLEHLCKNIGTEFELVRSRQLKCFLFQAKQGVESGKLKVEAIKKAGTREVFKTIPNTLPGREGDIQHWKHQGFRHQFVTFGGNWFLNIEPFWAFTSDGMGSQSRMHGSSSRNMKKIERNRTVLGHVMFWAAILCKVPDMFDPPALIRLDRPAPIRVSPSISDVAWKTIAPDDEKRILVADGEQELFFA comes from the coding sequence ATGGCTCTCCCTCGGCTAGATTACGCGACAAGTATTGGCGACCAGCTAAGTGAGTTGGCCGAAGTGATTAAGACTCGATCACGCGCTGGTTTGACCGATGGCAACAAGATTCTTGAGCCAATCATGCGAAAGACTTTCAATGAGCTGTTCGGTTGGAACCTGATTAATCTCAATGGAAACCAAACGAATTACCCAGCAGCAGACCTCGGCGACCGTGAACGCCGAATTGCCATCCAAGTCACCAACGAAGAGAGGTCGGAGAAAATATCCCGCACTGCCAAAAAAGCGGAAGAACACAATCTCCATGATGAATTCGACAGGTTGATTGTATTCTTCCTGCTGGCGAAGAAGCCGGGGTTGCCGAAAGACCTTACGTCGACTTGTGGTCCGATCATTGAAACATGGGACAACTCCGACGTTGTAAAAATGGCGTCGGAAATAGATGATCTCAATGCTATCCGCCGAGCTTCCGAAATTCTTCGTGCGGAAATGCAAAATTCTCGGTTTGAGCTAACACCGAGACCTGTTTCGCTCACTGGATCAGCGACGTCTACCAAGTTTGATCACGGGACGTATGGGCTTAGCGGTGAGACAGAGTGTCTGTTTTCTAGTTTTTTTCCGGTGCACTTTCCAGGAGCTATCCAGAGAGCGAAAATCACATTGAAGCGTGGTATCAGACTTTCAGACCGAATCGAAGCTGCTTGGGAAAGTATGGGGATGAAGGGGCCTACTCCGATGGACTACTTCATCGAGTTGGGAACCGTTTATACCTTTGAGAGTTGGGAGAAACCTCTTTGGCAGGCCCTAATTAGCAGCAAGGCAATCAAGCCGGAATCTTCATTTAGCGCGGGCGATTGGTCCTGTTCGTCGGCTTTGGCGAAGAGAAATCTTTTCAGTAAGCTTCTTCATCGAAACCTGGAGCACCTGTGCAAAAATATTGGGACCGAATTTGAACTTGTCCGATCACGGCAGCTCAAATGCTTTCTGTTTCAGGCGAAACAGGGTGTTGAATCTGGGAAACTCAAAGTGGAGGCGATAAAGAAGGCGGGAACGCGTGAGGTGTTCAAGACCATTCCCAACACGCTTCCCGGCCGTGAAGGGGATATCCAGCACTGGAAGCACCAAGGATTTCGGCATCAATTTGTAACGTTTGGAGGTAATTGGTTCCTCAATATTGAGCCATTCTGGGCCTTTACCTCTGATGGGATGGGCAGTCAAAGCCGCATGCATGGATCGTCCAGCAGAAACATGAAAAAGATTGAGCGGAATCGGACCGTCTTAGGGCATGTAATGTTTTGGGCTGCGATTCTCTGTAAAGTGCCAGATATGTTTGATCCACCGGCTTTGATCAGATTGGATCGTCCAGCCCCGATCAGGGTTAGCCCTTCTATTTCCGACGTGGCATGGAAAACAATCGCCCCAGATGACGAAAAGAGGATTCTGGTTGCAGATGGAGAACAGGAGTTATTTTTTGCATGA
- a CDS encoding histidine kinase: MKFQLMRLPGLCVALSLLTALLPDSIAAATPAQTMNPIGRVARLFNRSLVDVEARVQWLQSSLGYLAIFEEKPLKEELGWRCGSLDETPGKPWVALDLGRDVPLGEIFLIPAQRQTGDMNDLFPRRFTVEAACQADFSDARVIHSSGTNLEVSPGGYPLRLTGDGQPARHIRLTLDEGHHRGLRNAAALSEIFVFNFERHPVSFGATVTSSQSVDVPGIWSPKYLVDGRTPLGLWEGGASTWTTSRGDCLEVTAEDPRAEWVLDFGKSATIDRLVLFPYSLPELSGPGVVPPRMRVEVADNADFSDAREVATTGKDDLPTDLTTPLVLPTQPAAGRYLRIVSDKAWQLGTRYLQALGEIEAWEGNENRSNGLTISVRNSGLDHPISELTDGVGSHQILPIYSWLTQLVERRNVESKLGDLNARRITMAAESELNTTWGGAIALGLTFLIPVAIVERRRLVSRTQLDKLRKRIASDLHDDIGSNLGSISIIARSAKRDLEKRLGPDDLTNDLGEVETIARESSLAMRDIVWLLERRQDTIGDLVQRMRDCAARLLRDVEYSLVCRSSKTTAKLTLDAKRHLFLFYKEALHNIVKHSKATTVIVRLYDVRDRLVMEVVDNGVGLPRGQNDQMAAVKKIHDRARVLEGTLQVESEPGKGTTLRLSVKRANLMATKKMSHE; encoded by the coding sequence ATGAAATTCCAACTCATGAGGCTACCCGGCCTCTGTGTTGCATTGAGCCTCCTCACAGCCCTGCTCCCCGATTCCATCGCTGCCGCCACACCCGCGCAGACGATGAACCCGATCGGGCGCGTGGCCCGGTTGTTCAATCGCAGCCTCGTCGATGTCGAAGCCCGCGTCCAATGGCTGCAATCCAGCCTCGGGTACCTCGCCATCTTTGAGGAAAAACCGCTCAAGGAAGAGCTGGGCTGGCGGTGTGGCAGCCTCGACGAGACCCCGGGCAAGCCATGGGTGGCGCTTGATCTGGGACGCGATGTCCCGCTCGGTGAGATTTTCCTGATCCCGGCGCAGCGGCAGACGGGCGACATGAACGACCTCTTCCCCCGGCGCTTCACGGTGGAAGCCGCCTGCCAGGCGGATTTCTCCGATGCCCGGGTGATCCACAGCAGCGGGACGAATCTCGAGGTGTCGCCGGGAGGATATCCGCTCCGGCTCACCGGCGATGGCCAACCGGCCCGCCACATCCGCCTCACGCTCGACGAGGGGCACCATCGTGGACTCCGGAATGCCGCCGCCCTGTCGGAGATCTTCGTCTTCAATTTCGAGCGCCATCCCGTTTCATTCGGTGCGACGGTGACCTCCAGCCAATCGGTGGATGTCCCGGGGATCTGGTCGCCGAAGTATCTCGTGGATGGCCGCACGCCTCTCGGCCTCTGGGAGGGCGGTGCCTCCACCTGGACGACCTCCCGCGGCGACTGCCTTGAGGTCACCGCCGAAGATCCGCGTGCCGAGTGGGTGCTGGACTTCGGAAAATCCGCCACCATCGACCGGCTCGTCCTTTTCCCCTACTCCCTGCCGGAACTCTCCGGACCCGGTGTGGTGCCACCTCGCATGAGGGTGGAAGTGGCCGACAACGCCGACTTCAGCGATGCGAGGGAAGTCGCCACGACCGGGAAAGACGACCTGCCGACCGACCTGACCACTCCGCTCGTGCTGCCCACCCAGCCGGCTGCCGGCCGCTACCTGAGGATCGTCTCCGACAAGGCATGGCAACTCGGCACCCGCTATCTCCAGGCGCTCGGCGAGATCGAGGCATGGGAGGGCAATGAGAACCGCTCGAACGGCCTCACGATCTCCGTCCGCAACAGCGGCCTCGATCACCCCATCAGCGAGCTGACCGATGGCGTGGGCAGCCACCAGATCCTGCCGATCTATTCGTGGCTGACCCAGCTCGTGGAGCGCCGCAATGTCGAGAGCAAGCTGGGCGACCTCAATGCCCGCCGCATCACCATGGCGGCGGAAAGCGAACTCAACACCACCTGGGGCGGCGCGATCGCCCTCGGCCTCACCTTCCTCATCCCCGTCGCCATCGTGGAGCGCCGCCGCCTGGTATCGCGCACCCAGCTCGACAAGCTGCGCAAGCGCATCGCATCCGACCTGCACGACGACATCGGCAGCAATCTCGGCAGCATCTCCATCATCGCCCGCTCGGCGAAGCGCGATCTGGAAAAGCGCCTCGGGCCCGACGACCTGACCAACGACCTCGGCGAGGTGGAGACCATCGCCCGCGAGAGTTCGCTCGCCATGCGCGACATCGTGTGGCTGCTGGAAAGACGGCAGGACACCATCGGCGACCTCGTCCAGCGCATGCGCGACTGCGCCGCGCGACTGCTGCGCGATGTGGAATACTCGCTGGTCTGCCGTTCTTCCAAGACCACGGCCAAGCTGACGCTCGATGCCAAGCGCCACCTCTTCCTCTTCTACAAGGAAGCGCTCCACAACATCGTGAAGCACTCCAAGGCCACCACCGTCATCGTCCGCCTCTACGACGTGCGCGACCGTCTGGTGATGGAGGTCGTCGACAATGGCGTCGGCCTGCCCCGCGGCCAGAATGACCAGATGGCTGCCGTGAAGAAGATCCACGACCGCGCCCGCGTGCTCGAAGGAACCCTCCAGGTCGAGTCCGAGCCCGGCAAGGGCACGACCCTCCGACTTTCCGTGAAACGCGCCAACCTGATGGCGACCAAAAAAATGTCCCATGAATAG
- a CDS encoding TPM domain-containing protein: MRCPYCRTRLEEISPECPSCKLTFDRATALLGPMPRLSAGVSDLTRALPKSDVKKINKAIDGLTWTFPQVTLNVLLHVFPTEHPFDLHVFWIFNAGGLSPESHKGGDSRSILLVLDPQQKKSSLMVGYGLEPYLGDEAMAHLLELSEPAWKAGEWTRGILELIAGLDRLLESAALEVANGFGLNAMAVPPRLGDY; encoded by the coding sequence ATGCGTTGCCCGTACTGCCGGACGCGGCTGGAGGAAATATCGCCGGAGTGTCCGTCGTGCAAGCTGACGTTTGACCGGGCAACCGCCCTGCTCGGGCCCATGCCGCGGCTATCCGCAGGCGTCTCCGATCTCACGAGGGCATTGCCGAAGTCCGACGTGAAGAAGATCAACAAGGCCATCGACGGCCTGACGTGGACTTTTCCCCAGGTCACGCTGAACGTCCTCCTGCACGTCTTCCCGACCGAGCACCCCTTCGACCTCCACGTCTTCTGGATCTTCAATGCGGGCGGCCTCTCTCCGGAAAGCCACAAGGGCGGCGACAGCCGTAGCATCCTCCTCGTGCTGGATCCGCAGCAGAAGAAATCCTCCCTGATGGTCGGCTATGGACTCGAGCCCTACCTAGGCGACGAGGCGATGGCCCATCTTCTGGAACTCTCTGAACCCGCATGGAAAGCCGGCGAGTGGACGCGCGGCATTCTCGAGCTGATCGCCGGGCTCGACCGTCTGCTGGAAAGCGCGGCCCTCGAAGTGGCAAATGGATTCGGCCTCAACGCCATGGCTGTCCCGCCACGACTAGGCGACTATTGA
- a CDS encoding response regulator, with protein MNSTSTTPIRIWICEDHANFAKQISRLIASEDDLECEKAFNHPDDLMAEFNFCAQPPDLLMLDLGLPGKDGLQVLREVKAKFPEQRIVILTSFDDRERVYRAICNGAAGYLLKTADPDDILNGIRDVMRGSAALSSPIASMILEGFAKHGPVEETEPLTSREEEVLRLLVKGFIKKEIAEQLDISQHTVDMHLRAVYRKLHVRTQTEAVSKALRKGLV; from the coding sequence ATGAATAGCACCAGCACCACCCCGATCCGGATCTGGATCTGCGAGGACCACGCAAACTTCGCAAAGCAGATCAGCCGCCTCATCGCAAGCGAGGACGACCTCGAGTGCGAGAAGGCATTCAACCACCCCGACGACCTGATGGCGGAATTCAACTTCTGCGCTCAGCCCCCCGACCTGCTCATGCTCGACCTCGGCCTGCCCGGCAAGGACGGCCTCCAGGTCCTGCGCGAGGTGAAGGCAAAGTTCCCCGAGCAACGCATCGTCATCCTCACCTCCTTCGACGATCGCGAGCGTGTCTACCGTGCCATCTGTAACGGCGCGGCGGGCTACCTGCTGAAGACCGCCGATCCCGATGACATCCTCAACGGCATCCGCGACGTGATGCGCGGCTCCGCCGCCCTGAGCAGCCCCATCGCCAGCATGATCCTCGAAGGCTTCGCCAAGCACGGCCCGGTGGAAGAAACCGAGCCGCTGACCAGCCGCGAGGAAGAAGTGCTGCGACTGCTCGTGAAGGGCTTCATCAAGAAGGAAATCGCCGAGCAACTCGACATCTCCCAGCACACCGTGGACATGCACCTGCGCGCCGTTTACCGGAAGCTGCACGTCCGCACCCAGACCGAAGCCGTGTCAAAGGCACTGCGCAAAGGTCTCGTCTGA
- the fabG gene encoding 3-oxoacyl-[acyl-carrier-protein] reductase translates to MQRFAGKTAVVTGGGRGIGGAIAMAFAAEGAKVAVVSRSESSCGKSAEEINAVYPGAAKAYAIDVADHEAVQELGKTIVADFGSINILVNNAGVTRDGLLMRMKEEDWDTVLDTNLKGAFNTVKAFMRTLMKAEDPRIINIASVIGLIGNAGQANYAASKAGLIGFTKSVARELSGRQVTCNAVAPGFITTDMTGELPEKVREEVLGKIPLSSFGDVADIASAVLFLASKDARYITGQVLAVDGGMTM, encoded by the coding sequence ATGCAACGCTTTGCAGGAAAGACAGCGGTGGTCACCGGTGGTGGCCGCGGGATCGGTGGAGCCATCGCCATGGCATTCGCCGCGGAAGGGGCGAAGGTCGCCGTGGTCAGCCGCAGCGAATCGAGCTGCGGAAAGTCCGCCGAGGAGATCAATGCCGTCTATCCCGGAGCCGCGAAGGCCTACGCCATCGACGTGGCCGACCACGAGGCCGTGCAGGAGCTTGGCAAGACGATCGTCGCTGATTTCGGCAGCATCAATATCCTCGTGAACAACGCCGGCGTGACCCGCGACGGCCTGCTGATGCGCATGAAGGAAGAGGACTGGGACACCGTGCTCGATACCAATCTCAAGGGTGCCTTCAATACCGTGAAGGCCTTCATGCGCACCCTGATGAAGGCGGAGGACCCGCGCATCATCAATATCGCCTCGGTCATCGGCCTCATCGGCAATGCAGGCCAGGCCAACTACGCCGCCTCGAAGGCGGGCCTGATCGGTTTCACGAAGTCCGTCGCCCGCGAACTCTCCGGCCGCCAGGTCACCTGCAACGCGGTGGCTCCCGGCTTCATCACCACGGACATGACCGGCGAGCTGCCGGAGAAGGTGCGCGAGGAAGTGCTCGGCAAGATCCCGCTTTCCAGCTTCGGCGACGTGGCGGACATCGCCTCCGCCGTGCTCTTCCTGGCCAGCAAGGACGCCCGCTACATCACCGGGCAGGTTCTTGCTGTCGATGGCGGGATGACGATGTAA